The genomic region TAATTCATCTATAACTTCCGGTAAAGAAGTCTTTATAATTTCAGCATCCACTTTTTCCTTTTCAAAAAATCCTTTTTCCTTTGCAACAAAAACCGGAAAACTAGCAGGAGAAGGGTAAAAGGCAATTTTTGTTTTAACAATTTTACCCTGTTGTATTTTAGGATACTGTATTATGTAAATCAGAATTAGAACAAGCACAATGTTTAAAATATAAAATAGTTTTTTCATATTAGGGATTTTCTTAAAGGAATAGAACCTATTTTTTTGATTTTAAATTATTTTGAAGTTAATTATCAAGTTCTTTATAATTATTTTTAAATGAAGAAAGAATTTTGCGTAATTGGTATTGGAAGGTTTGGAAAACTTCTTGTTCAAAATCTCTCAGAACTTGGTGCAAAGGTTGTAGCTGTTGATAAGGAAGAGGAAAAAATTCTTTCTATTCAGGATTTTGCTTTTGAAACTTACATAATGGATACAACAAATGAAAAAGCACTTGCCACACTTGATATAAAAGATTTTGAAGCAATTATTGTTACAATTAATAATGAAATTGAAGCAAGCATTTTAACATGCCTCTTATTAAAGGAAATGGGAGTAAAAAGAATAATAGCAAGAGCAAGGGATGAACTGCATGCAAAAATTCTTGATAAATTAGGTGTTACAAAAATAATATTCCCTGAAAAGGAAATAGCTGAAAAACTTGCTAAGAACC from candidate division WOR-3 bacterium harbors:
- a CDS encoding TrkA family potassium uptake protein; this translates as MKKEFCVIGIGRFGKLLVQNLSELGAKVVAVDKEEEKILSIQDFAFETYIMDTTNEKALATLDIKDFEAIIVTINNEIEASILTCLLLKEMGVKRIIARARDELHAKILDKLGVTKIIFPEKEIAEKLAKNLYSPGLFEIIEVSDSYVLEERASLSEFSGKKLSELEFRTKYGVNIVAIKRKVPEVNEKGKTVLKEELIIGPGGDEEIKEGDVLFVLGERKKVEDLFSK